A DNA window from Candidatus Baltobacteraceae bacterium contains the following coding sequences:
- a CDS encoding thiolase family protein, with translation MAIWVLPGLRTPFVKSGGPFQSLDAIALCVPLVGAMMAQLDSATPDFAVWGTVVPNLAWSNIAREVFLDAGLGATVPAFSTVMACSTSMMGAIEAAGMLDDRGRSLALVGGTESLSQAAQFAIANRTTGKSMGEHMEMTIEDLGGPTRAAQDEFALASHRNAVAGWERGFFDDLTISLMGVTRDTIPRDNTSLEKLAALPPAFGRSGSITAGNASPLTDGAAGMWLATDAGLARLPPSLPRVRFVDFEIAAVDIAREGLLMAPAYAIPRLLARNALTYDDIALWEIHEAFAAQVLAHLQILEKGGETIPRERINPNGGSIALGHPFGATGARIMSQTAKELAAMASGARAIVSICADGGEGSVALLQSA, from the coding sequence ATGGCGATTTGGGTTCTCCCCGGTTTGCGCACGCCGTTCGTCAAGAGCGGCGGACCGTTTCAATCGCTCGACGCGATCGCGCTTTGCGTTCCCCTCGTCGGGGCGATGATGGCGCAGCTCGATTCGGCCACACCCGACTTCGCCGTATGGGGAACCGTCGTTCCGAATCTCGCGTGGAGCAACATCGCGCGCGAGGTGTTTCTCGACGCCGGTTTGGGAGCAACCGTTCCGGCGTTTTCGACCGTCATGGCATGCTCGACGAGCATGATGGGAGCGATCGAAGCCGCCGGCATGCTCGACGACCGCGGACGTTCCCTCGCTCTAGTCGGTGGAACCGAGAGTTTGAGCCAAGCAGCGCAGTTCGCGATCGCCAATCGCACGACGGGCAAGAGCATGGGCGAGCACATGGAGATGACGATCGAAGACCTCGGCGGCCCGACGCGTGCGGCGCAAGACGAGTTCGCGCTGGCGAGTCATCGTAACGCCGTCGCCGGCTGGGAGCGCGGCTTCTTCGACGATCTAACGATCTCGTTGATGGGCGTGACGCGCGATACGATTCCGCGCGACAATACGTCGCTCGAGAAACTCGCGGCGCTGCCGCCGGCGTTCGGCCGCAGCGGATCGATTACGGCCGGTAACGCGTCGCCGCTGACCGACGGCGCGGCGGGAATGTGGCTTGCGACCGACGCGGGGCTCGCGCGTTTACCGCCGTCGCTGCCGCGCGTGCGGTTCGTCGATTTTGAGATCGCCGCGGTCGACATCGCCCGTGAAGGTTTGCTGATGGCACCGGCTTACGCGATTCCCAGACTGTTGGCGCGTAACGCTCTCACGTACGACGATATCGCACTCTGGGAGATTCACGAAGCGTTTGCAGCCCAAGTTCTAGCGCATCTGCAGATCCTCGAAAAGGGCGGCGAGACGATTCCGCGCGAACGCATCAACCCCAACGGCGGGTCGATCGCGCTAGGTCATCCATTCGGCGCAACCGGCGCGCGCATCATGAGTCAAACGGCGAAAGAGCTCGCGGCCATGGCTTCGGGCGCCAGAGCGATCGTCAGCATCTGCGCCGACGGCGGCGAGGGCAGCGTCGCCTTACTGCAATCTGCTTGA